The following proteins come from a genomic window of Liolophura sinensis isolate JHLJ2023 chromosome 13, CUHK_Ljap_v2, whole genome shotgun sequence:
- the LOC135481023 gene encoding lysosomal proton-coupled steroid conjugate and bile acid symporter SLC46A3-like, which translates to MEKPVEVPCGPSEPQENRPHLGWRVHFLELVVISYFIGYVLNFMMSVQFVYARLESNLLREGNVTLNGTVKNSHCVATIGNDSGAQIVARAQNMASSWQLYLSLVGGIPSVFATILLGSLSDRIGRKVLLLLPAVGAAIRSATYCAVSYWGLPLYCLLIVHGIEGCTGSFVATLLASFAYTSDITARGKKRSLQITIMESMLGIALGISNLTLGFMIKEWGYTVPNIPALVMNISAGLVTVFLLPETRKSGPYSKSPSLGKAFYRVFHFYFSTKNGNPRDCYLISIATFAMASLAFVGASGVETLYVLNEPFCWNSVQIGYFATTRALCQAFAAVLIVKLLQFCLSDVGIALVSGACKVASLLLEGFATKDAYMYVVAVIGMSGIAVLAMIRSIMSKMTPKDKLGAVFASIASVEAVTNMTASIAFVAIYQETLTFYDGTVFFCMAFVVSVSMVLYLILHYKLKRREAALMQVQQAVIVNEERKPLLGNRETGGY; encoded by the exons ATGGAGAAGCCTGTGGAAGTCCCGTGTGGACCGTCCGAGCCGCAGGAAAACCGTCCTCATCTTGGCTGGAGGGTGCACTTCCTGGAGCTGGTTGTCATCAGCTATTTCATTGGTTATGTGCTCAATTTCATGATGAGTGTTCAGTTTGTTTACGCAAGACTGGAATCCAATCTTCTGAGAGAGGGAAACGTCACCCTGAACGGGACAGTCAAAAATAGTCACTGTGTCGCCACCATCGGAAACGACAGCGGTGCCCAGATTGTCGCCCGTGCGCAGAACATGGCCTCGTCTTGGCAGCTCTACCTTAGCCTGGTTGGGGGAATCCCCTCGGTGTTCGCCACGATTTTGTTAGGATCCTTATCCGATAGGATCGGCCGTAAAGTTCTTCTCCTTTTACCGGCTGTTGGTGCCGCTATTCGATCCGCAACATACTGCGCGGTAAGCTACTGGGGACTACCGTTGTATTGTTTGTTGATAGTACATGGTATCGAAGGATGCACTGGAAGCTTCGTGGCGACGCTCTTAGCGTCCTTCGCGTACACATCCGACATTACTGCTCGCGGGAAAAAGCGCTCTTTGCAGATCACAATCATGGAGAGCATGCTAGGCATTGCTCTGGGAATTTCCAACTTAACCTTGGGATTCATGATTAAAGAATGGGGTTACACCGTACCGAACATTCCCGCTTTGGTAATGAATATCTCCGCAGGATTGGTCACCGTGTTTCTTTTACCGGAAACGAGGAAATCTGGTCCCTACAGCAAATCCCCATCCTTGGGAAAAGCATTCTACAGGGTGTTCCACTTCTACTTCTCAACCAAGAACGGTAATCCTCGGGACTGCTATCTGATTTCTATCGCTACATTCGCGATGGCGTCTTTGGCGTTCGTTGGTGCTAGCGGTGTGGAAACCTTGTACGTGTTAAACGAACCCTTTTGTTGGAACTCCGTTCAGATTGGATACTTTGCTACGACAAGGGCACTTTGTCAGGCCTTCGCAGCAGTCCTCATTGTCAAGCTCCTTCAATTCTGCCTGTCAGATGTGGGAATTGCTCTTGTTTCGGGAGCATGCAAAGTTGCATCGCTCCTCCTAGAAGGATTCGCCACGAAagatgcctacatgtatgttg TGGCAGTGATCGGGATGTCTGGCATAGCAGTATTGGCAATGATTCGGTCGATTATGTCGAAGATGACACCAAAGGACAAGTTAG GGGCGGTGTTTGCCAGTATCGCGTCAGTGGAGGCAGTCACTAACATGACTGCTAGTATAGCATTTGTGGCGATATATCAAGAGACCCTAACTTTCTACGACGGCACTGTGTTTTTCTGTATGGCGTTCGTCGTCAGCGTCAGTATGGTTCTTTATCT GATTCTTCATTACAAGTTGAAACGGCGGGAGGCGGCCCTGATGCAAGTACAGCAGGCCGTAATAGTCAACGAGGAGCGCAAACCTCTGCTAGGGAATCGGGAAACCGGCGGCTACTAA